A single region of the Plasmodium malariae genome assembly, chromosome: 7 genome encodes:
- the PmUG01_07030200 gene encoding conserved Plasmodium protein, unknown function, with the protein MSDEKTPESTRLHAFKLGNLKKQAKVKWGKKKKDNEKKNSATSDSSSDTNNKKSTSFFSFRKFKLFSRSKKKNSSKMERNSIKEEEEVLEEVKEKFRFLKGKKKNNLGLSLPSHTSSKEENLTSKKIPNNDLKEKGQYGKMDTIHNASNGKLVDSNDKADDSYGKSVDLKKTEDEGVSNLYKSGTKLKNEINDTNNDNMNNNNVQLHSKNSITSLSKITEKEENNNTYIESTKVKNLNEKKQSKVENIVKAPVSHKSSKHMNDIILNNKEGHNNEYKKQNSTETKKDGNENDDSSILVAFDNNGKSKFSKIFEKFNMLSKLSTAIKPEKKNEKTSEQMKSINSIKSNIKMSRKNSNSDVEHNSSSPSDKYRECNSNMVIVTSDDIKMRKNNLIERANLIAKRQKGTPNELVNLYNNSENIHRQDTKETMDAQVTFNVDPPLLFCENAFAICLLSNIEDLIDMIHSVCKNSKEETIAKLKLCKENSQKSSNVLRLTLDALNGNEDSVVSRLNKNTSLQKEYLMEANEIVKAVNENVQ; encoded by the exons ATGAGCGACGAAAAGACGCCTGAAAGTACAAGGTTGCACGCTTTCAAGTTaggtaatttaaaaaaacaggCGAAAGTAAAAtggggtaaaaaaaaaaaggataatgaaaaaaaaaattcagcTACAAGTGACAGTTCAAGTGatacaaataataagaagagtacatctttttttagttttagaaaatttaagCTTTTCAGTAGATCCAAAAAGAAGAATTCTTCAAAAATGGAAAGAAATAGTATaaaggaagaagaagaagttCTTGAAGAagttaaagaaaaattcagatttttaaaaggaaagaaaaaaaacaatttggGTCTTTCTTTACCATCACATACATCTTCAAAAGAGGAAAATTTAACTTCAAAAAAGATACCAAACAATGATTTGAAGGAAAAGGGTCAATATGGGAAAATGGATACTATACACAACGCTTCAAATGGTAAATTGGTGGATTCAAATGACAAAGCAGATGATTCGTATGGTAAATCAGTTgacttaaaaaaaacagaagaTGAAGGCGTGAGCAATCTTTACAAAAGTggtacaaaattaaaaaatgaaattaatgaTACGAATAATGacaatatgaataataacaATGTCCAGTTGCACAGTAAAAATAGCATTACTTCGTTAAGTAAGATTActgaaaaagaagaaaacaataatacatatattgagtctacaaaagtaaaaaatttaaatgagaaaaaacaGTCAAAAGTAGAAAATATTGTAAAGGCACCCGTATCACACAAGTCCAGCAAACATATGaatgatattattttaaataacaaagaaggccataataatgaatataaaaaacaaaactcaactgaaacaaaaaaagacggtaatgaaaatgatgatAGTAGTATATTGGTTGCTTTTgataataatggaaaaagCAAATTTTcgaaaatttttgaaaaatttaatatgttaaGTAAATTAAGTACAGCTATAAAAcctgagaaaaaaaatgaaaaaacaagtGAGCAAATGAAATCAATTAACTCGATTAAGAGTAATATCAAAATGAGtagaaaaaatagtaattccGATGTAGAGCATAATTCAAGTAGCCCAAGTGATAAATATAGGGAATGCAATTCAAATATGGTAATTGTCACAAGTgatgatataaaaatgaggaaaaacAATCTTATTGAAAGGGCAAATTTAATTGCAAAAAGACAAAAAGGTACACCAAATGAGTtggtaaatttatataataactcAGAAAATATACACCGTCAGGATACCAAAGAAACTATGGATGCGCAAGTAACATTCAATGTTGACCCCCCTCTGCTGTTCTGTGAAAATGCCTTCGCCATATG TCTCCTTTCAAATATTGAAGATTTAATCGATATGATTCATTCCGTATGTAAAAATAGCAAGGAAGAAACAATTGCCAAACTAAAATTGTGCAAAGAGAATAGTCAGAAG AGCTCCAATGTGCTACGATTAACCCTGGACGCTTTAAATGGAAATGAGGATTCCGTTGTTTCcagattaaataaaaatac gtCATTACAAAAAGAATACTTAATGGAAGCGAACGAAATTGTAAAGGCAGTCAACGAAAATGTACAGTAA
- the NAPS gene encoding nucleosome assembly protein, putative, protein MKRDRSENSVENTTEPKHTKIDNDDPLVPFMKDFEDIQKDIEQLDIKCAHEQMNIQKQYDEKKKPMFEKRDEIIQKVPGFWANTLRKHPALSDIVPEDIDILNHLVKLDLKDNMDNNGSYKITFTFSEKAKEYMEPLTLVKHVTFDNNQEKVVECTRIKWKEGKNPIAAVSNNRSDLDNEMPKWSLFEWFTTEELQDKPDVGELIRREIWHNPLSYYLGLEDFDDFDVDFDEEFDDDDEEEDEDDEDEEDDEDDDDKDDDVEGDEDNDD, encoded by the exons ATGAAGAGAGATCGCTCAGAAAATTCCGTTGAAAACACAACAGAGCCCAAGCATAC CAAAATTGACAATGATGATCCATTAGTACCTTTTATGAAAGATTTTGAAGAca TTCAAAAAGATATTGAACAGCTAGACATAAAATGTGCGCATGAGCAAATGAACATACAGAAACAGTacgatgaaaaaaaaaagccaaTGTTTGAAAAGAGAGATGAAATAATTCAAAAGGTACCTGGATTTTGGGCTAATACGTTAAGGAAACATCCAGCATTAAGTGACATAGTACCTGAAGatattgatatattaaatCATTTAGTTAAGTTAGACTTAAAAGATAATATGGATAACAATGGTTCATACAAAATAACGTTTACATTTAGtgaaaaagcaaaagaatATATGGAACCATTAACTTTAGTTAAGCATGTAACATTTGATAACAATCAAGAAAAGGTGGTAGAATGTACAAgaataaaatggaaagaaggaaaaaatcCAATTGCAGCTGTATCAAATAATCGATCAGATTTAGATAATGAAATGCCCAAATGGTCTTTATTTGAATGGTTTACAACTGAAGAATTACAAGATAAACCAGATGTTGGTGAATTGATCAGAAGAGAAATATGGCATAACCCTTTGTCATATTATTTAGGACTTGAAGATTTTGATGATTTCGATGTAGATTTTGACGAAGAAtttgatgatgatgatgaggAGGAGGATGAAGATGATGAGGATGAAGAAGATGATGAAGATGACGATGATAAGGATGATGATGTTGAAGGAGATGAAGACAACGATGATTGA
- the PmUG01_07030300 gene encoding dihydrouridine synthase, putative yields the protein MQIKLLRSLIISIYFIYFKNHGKTKLNERRYTLVRVYYFFIDKEKFHKNKKKKLWFYTKGKRDLLYGFNNNSVNYKNTIRINGKKRKKEKRGNKERRESKESNMTMLIENNVDEVLRPCENVFKFENISTCLNDAYRKGRSEAIPFIQVAPMINVTNRHFRALVRIITKKAQLWTEMIVDNTLLYNLNKLDEYLGFNKNEHPIVCQLGGCDAISLSEAAILVEQAGYDEINLNVGCPSTKVANRGAFGAYLMKKPEHVRNIVYEIKKKVQIPVSVKIRTGVDEYDSFSFLKSFIETVSSAGCNHFIVHARKAWLKGLDPKQNRSVPPLEYKKVYDLCKFYPNIKFTLNGGVKSIQEAVALLNGYIPQSNKLNGANNGNNKNNNNDTTTSTFSTTTTTPTTTTTTTTTDSTTSTNNNNCYDNNNDNYELVENYHINPLYGVMIGRACMENITILSQADTLVYNEKAPSSAYSRRSVLEAYKVYLEQNSIFYNLPSAFELLKPILGILKGMPGHRIFRNKLDVYIRNYASTMQCSEILEKAIIDVDSVAPGCLDLPLNDYKMQREYVKNF from the coding sequence ATGCAAATAAAACTTCTAAGAAGTTTGATCATAAGCATATACTTTATCTATTTCAAAAATCATggtaaaacaaaattgaaCGAAAGAAGATATACTCTCGTAagagtatattattttttcatagataaagaaaaatttcataaaaacaaaaaaaaaaaattatggttTTATACAAAGGGTAAAAGGGATTTATTATATGGttttaataacaatagtGTGAATTACAAGAATACAATAAGaataaatgggaaaaaaagaaaaaaagaaaaaagaggaaaCAAAGAAAGGAGAGAAAGCAAAGAAAGCAATATGACCATgttaatagaaaataatgTCGATGAAGTGTTACGCCCATGTGAGAATGTATTTAAATTTGAAAACATAAGTACATGTTTAAATGATGCCTATCGAAAAGGTAGAAGTGAGGCAATACCTTTTATACAAGTAGCTCCTATGATTAATGTAACGAATAGACATTTTCGAGCATTGGTAAGAATTATAACGAAAAAAGCACAACTATGGACAGAAATGATAGTTGACAATACGTTATTGTATAacttaaataaattagaCGAATATTTAGgttttaacaaaaatgagCATCCAATAGTTTGTCAATTAGGAGGATGTGATGCAATATCGTTATCTGAAGCAGCTATTTTAGTAGAACAAGCAGGAtatgatgaaataaatttaaatgttgGATGTCCAAGTACAAAAGTAGCTAATAGAGGAGCTTTTGGTgcatatttaatgaaaaaaccTGAACATGTTAGAAATATtgtatatgaaataaaaaaaaaagtacaaattCCTGTATCAGTTAAAATAAGAACAGGTGTTGATGAATAtgattctttttcttttttaaaatcatttATTGAAACCGTATCATCAGCAGGATGCAATCATTTTATTGTCCATGCAAGAAAAGCATGGTTAAAAGGTTTAGACccaaaacaaaatagaagTGTACCCCCATTAGAATATAAGAAAGTATATGATTTGTGTAAATTTTATcctaatataaaatttacattaaaTGGAGGTGTAAAGTCTATACAAGAAGCAGTAGCTTTATTAAATGGCTACATCCCACAGAGTAACAAATTAAATGGTGCTAATAATggtaacaataaaaataataataatgatactACTACAAGTACATTTTCCACAACAACTACCACGCCCACTACCACGACCACTACCACTACTACTGATAGTACTACTtctactaataataataattgttatgataataataatgataattacGAGTTAGTTgaaaattatcatataaatCCGTTATATGGCGTTATGATAGGTAGAGCATGTATGGAAAACATCACTATTCTATCACAAGCAGATACGTTGGTTTATAATGAAAAGGCTCCAAGTAGTGCATATAGTAGGAGATCAGTATTAGAAGCATATAAAGTGTATTTAGAACAgaattccattttttataatttaccaAGTGCGTTTGAATTATTGAAACCTATTTTAGGAATACTTAAAGGGATGCCAGGTCATAGAATATTTAGAAACAAATTAGatgtatatattagaaattaCGCATCAACTATGCAGTGTTCTgaaattttagaaaaagcTATCATAGATGTTGATAGTGTTGCTCCTGGTTGTTTAGACTTACCCTTGAATGATTATAAAATGCAGCGGGAatacgtaaaaaatttttaa
- the PmUG01_07030400 gene encoding gamma-glutamylcysteine synthetase, putative, giving the protein MGFLKIGTPLSWEEVQHVKSLIRLYGILQFVHTYKCNKDREDENIMFGDEIEYIIIRNDETLKESSALLCATDLIDEMMNLESVTDCQYGSHWTPEYSSFTIEGTPSVPFKFDINSSSFVEDCMRIRRSKLNNVLSAISGVRAVTLPCFPNSLLNNSLLMAKRINQENSKKKNERINKNDLVEPPAIENIHLKKIEKKNSENEKCANMHSEYKITFNDSNQIDMDENKSTHFVNSDITCQKNDDILMQDIYADEGECIHVEELKKEEKRDEKEGRNEEMKEHEQTMFINSLKEDSIFECELFKPENINNYSNSCLITDMVISPHARYITLTQNIRKRRGTKIISFNPIYMDIYTEQMDNWKLALDKSDNRLFKKIKKKYVLEDHLIWNKSMSNRKKREGNVHASGETTLDHLSASINEETTSKKELKIDEKKYNGSIVYGGMDTKQKDIDSYLNYKEKDEKENLMDIAMKNSLFSNIDDEEDYIYVYDRKFIEEYSEICKNPIKNYVYLDAMFFGMSMCCQQLTMSFPTIDDAKYVYDQLAVIAPLFLAITACTPYLGGYLTETDTRWRVISNSVDCRTEEELAYISKPRYSGISLYISDELPLKRNYYFYNDIDVVLDKNVYDKLRKENVDDYLSRHISSLFVRDPMVVFQGSYSEKDIISIEKRLDYHMSMPPNPQENKKKFDKIKKGKKRTTYTRMQKEKEDVVVDKNKNKKSNMNSIYLSDSFNFLEDYEEKVLSSHQHFENFQSTNWNSVRFKPPPILDNHFNGPSSIGWRVEFRTPDIQITDFENASVVTLIMVLSKFILKKRLNLYIPMSLLEENLFRSAHRDAIIKEKFYFRTNLNYDTTDNEIEEKTIYDIFFNEKNGIFFLCSKYVEEQYNEGALTQTAKNKIDEYIEFIKLRSCGKICTGAAYLRNFIMNHPSYEKNSYINSKINYDICKLIADIGKGLIIPQELLGVFVDPYKERIKSDLRQINESQYLKSLAYKFISGEDYTQYLLLSEVIKDDQDYYTCTKRTNYEESTDNHTLEFGKKLYLLSA; this is encoded by the coding sequence ATGGGATTCCTCAAAATTGGAACGCCATTAAGCTGGGAAGAAGTGCAACATGTAAAATCTCTTATACGATTGTATGGTATACTGCAGTTTGTTCATACATACAAGTGTAATAAGGATCGAGaagatgaaaatataatgtttgGGGATGAAATagaatatatcattataagGAATGATGAAACATTGAAAGAATCATCAGCTCTTTTATGTGCTACAGATTTAATTGATGAAATGATGAATTTAGAAAGTGTTACTGATTGTCAATATGGATCTCATTGGACACCTGAATACTCATCCTTTACGATTGAAGGGACACCATCCGTACCTTTTAAATTTGATATTAATTCTTCATCATTTGTTGAGGACTGTATGAGAATAAGGAGaagtaaattaaataacGTTCTAAGTGCAATCAGCGGAGTTCGAGCAGTTACATTACCATGTTTCCCTAACAGCCTTTTGAATAATAGTCTTCTTATGGCTAAAAGAATAAACCAGGAAAatagtaaaaagaaaaatgaaaggattaataaaaatgatttggTAGAACCACCTGCTATAGAAAacattcatttaaaaaaaatagaaaaaaaaaatagtgaaaatgaaaaatgcgCAAACATGCATagtgaatataaaattacttttAATGATTCTAATCAAATTGATATGgatgaaaataaatcaaCACATTTTGTAAATTCAGATATAACTTGtcaaaaaaatgatgatataTTAATGCAAGATATATATGCGGATGAAGGAGAATGTATACATGTAGAGGAACTtaagaaagaagaaaaaagagatgAAAAAGAAGGAAGAAACGAAGAAATGAAAGAACATGAACAGACTATGTTCATAAATTCGTTAAAAGAAGATTCTATATTTGAATGTGAATTATTCAAACcagaaaatataaacaattataGTAATAGTTGTTTAATTACAGATATGGTGATAAGTCCACATGCTAGATATATCACGTTAAcacaaaatataagaaaaagaagaggaacgaaaattatttcttttaatccGATTTATATGGATATTTATACAGAACAAATGGATAACTGGAAATTAGCTTTAGACAAAAGTGACAACagactttttaaaaaaataaaaaaaaagtatgttCTAGAGGATCACTTGATTTGGAATAAATCCATGTCCAACAGGAAAAAGAGGGAGGGAAATGTTCATGCAAGTGGTGAAACCACGCTTGACCACTTAAGTGCATCCATAAACGAAGAAACTACctcaaaaaaagaattaaaaatagatgaaaaaaaatataatggtAGTATTGTATATGGCGGAATGGATACGAAGCAAAAGGATATAGATAgctatttaaattataaagaaaaagatgaaaaggaaaatttaatGGATATTGCTATGAAAAATAGCTTGTTTAGCAATATAGACGATGAAgaagattatatatatgtatatgataGAAAATTTATTGAAGAATATTCagaaatatgcaaaaatccaataaaaaattatgtatatttagaTGCCATGTTTTTTGGAATGAGCATGTGTTGCCAACAATTAACTATGTCCTTTCCAACAATTGATGATgcaaaatatgtatatgatcAGCTAGCTGTAATAGCACCCTTATTTTTAGCCATTACTGCATGTACTCCATATTTAGGCGGGTATCTCACTGAGACAGATACAAGATGGAGAGTAATTTCAAATAGTGTGGATTGTAGAACAGAAGAAGAGTTAGCTTATATATCCAAACCTAGATATTCAGGaatatctttatatatatcagatGAATTACCtttaaaaaggaattattatttttataatgatataGATGTAGTTCtagataaaaatgtatacgacaaattaagaaaagaaaatgtgGATGATTATTTATCAAGACATATTTCTTCCTTATTTGTAAGGGATCCAATGGTTGTATTTCAGGGATCTTACAGTGAGAAGGACATTATATCCATTGAAAAGAGATTGGATTATCATATGTCTATGCCCCCCAACCCccaagaaaacaaaaaaaaatttgataaaattaaaaaagggaaGAAAAGAACAACTTATACAAGAAtgcaaaaggaaaaagaggATGTGGTGgtagataaaaataagaataaaaaaagtaatatgaACAGTATATATCTAAGTGATAGTTTCAACTTTTTAGAAgattatgaagaaaaagtaCTTTCATCCCATCaacattttgaaaattttcaaaGTACCAACTGGAATAGTGTCCGATTTAAACCCCCACCTATACTTGATAATCATTTTAATGGACCAAGCTCTATTGGATGGAGAGTAGAATTTAGAACACCAGATATTCAAATAACAGATTTTGAAAATGCTTCTGTTGTTACTTTAATTATGGTTTTgtctaaatttattttaaaaaaaagacttaatttatatattcctatGTCTTTGTTAGAAGAAAATTTGTTCAGATCAGCACACAGAGATgctataataaaagaaaaattttattttcgcacaaatttaaattatgataCAACAGATAATGAAATAGAGGAAAAAACTATATacgatatatttttcaatgaaaaaaatggaatattctttttatgttCCAAATATGTTGAAGAACAATATAATGAAGGCGCATTAACACAGacagcaaaaaataaaatagatgaatatattgaatttataaaattaagaagTTGTGGGAAAATATGTACAGGTGCAGCttatttaagaaattttattatgaacCATCCttcttatgaaaaaaattcatatattaatagtaaaataaattatgatatatgtaaattaataGCAGATATAGGAAAAGGTTTAATAATTCCACAAGAATTATTAGGTGTTTTTGTTGATCCATATaaagaaagaataaaaagtGACTTAAGACAAATTAATGAAAGTCAGTATCTTAAATCATTAGCCTACAAATTTATATCAGGAGAGGATTATACACAGTACCTTCTTCTTAGTGAGGTTATTAAGGATGACCAAGACTATTACACTTGTActaaaagaacaaattatGAAGAATCTACGGATAATCATACACTTGAGTTTGGAAAGAAACTGTACCTATTAAGCGCATAG